In Meleagris gallopavo isolate NT-WF06-2002-E0010 breed Aviagen turkey brand Nicholas breeding stock chromosome 5, Turkey_5.1, whole genome shotgun sequence, a single window of DNA contains:
- the FAM181A gene encoding protein FAM181A — MASDSEVKTLLNFVNLASSDIKAALDKSAPCRRSVDHRKYLQKQLKRFSQKYSRVPRCHPAKPLECGPRRGAEDRARSCQPEMPDPGPLSGAATEKVLQAAETEESLVGEQAVPEQNPEVNRPDQVPMRKRQLPASFWEEPRPPQSLPARGFHPGPEGLPVPRDPPPFEGKKSKRNQDSIGPESHEPALNAGEKDATGVLSGQVGAWTCCPFPCPGPAVYQPPGTLHPSPFPGLGLWRKGTATLPAEAQPFCKEAEGTGQKLYRPVVLKPIPTKPTIPPPIFNVFGYL, encoded by the coding sequence ATGGCATCGGACAGCGAGGTAAAAACCCTGCTGAACTTTGTCAACCTGGCCTCTAGTGACATCAAGGCAGCCCTGGATAAATCTGCTCCCTGCCGCCGGTCGGTGGACCACaggaaatatttgcagaagcagctgaagcGTTTTTCTCAGAAGTACTCACGGGTGCCACGGTGCCACCCTGCCAAGCCCCTGGAATGTGGCCCACGCCGTGGAGCAGAGGACAGGGCCCGCAGCTGCCAGCCTGAGATGCCCGACCCTGGCCCCCTCAGTGGGGCTGCCACTGAGAAGGTGCTGCAGGCAGCCGAGACGGAGGAGAGCCTGGTGGGGGAGCAGGCTGTGCCAGAGCAAAACCCTGAGGTCAACAGGCCAGACCAGGTGCCCATGAGGAAACGACAGCTTCCTGCCTCCTTCTGGGAAGAGCCGCGGCCGCCACAGAGCCTCCCTGCCAGGGGCTTCCACCCGGGCCCCGAGGGGCTACCAGTCCCCAGGGACCCTCCTCCCTttgaggggaagaaaagcaaaaggaaccAAGACAGTATTGGACCTGAGAGTCATGAGCCTGCCCTGAATGCAGGGGAGAAAGACGCCACTGGCGTACTCTCAGGCCAGGTGGGTGCCTGGACCTGCTGCCCCTTCCCCTGCCCTGGGCCAGCTGTTTACCAACCCCCTGGAACGCTGCATCCATCGCCTTTCCCAGGGCTAGGGCTGTGGAGGAAGGGCACTGCCACACTGCCAGCCGAGGCACAGCCCTTCTGCAAGGAGGCAGAGGGCACAGGACAGAAACTCTACAGGCCTGTGGTTTTGAAACCCATCCCTACCAAGCCTACCATCCCTCCACCGATTTTCAATGTTTTTGGCTACCTTTAG